Within the Streptomyces sp. NBC_00554 genome, the region CGGTTGATGCGGCGGGCTCGGCGTACCAAGGCGGTGTCTGGCGCGGGGGCCTTCTGCGGGGGCTTGGCAGGAGTGGCCTTTTTGGCGGACTGCGCGGGCTTGGCGGGGGTGGCCTTCTTGGCGGCGGCCGACTTCCTGGTCGTAGCCGTCGCCTTCTTGGGAGTCACTTTCCCGGGCGTCGCCTTCTTGGCGGGCGTCGCAGCCGTCACCTTCACCGGCACCCCCTTTGCTCCCTTTGTCGTTTTCTTGGTACCGTCCGTGGGCTGTTCGCCCACAGCAGAATCGCGACGTACAGCCACCCGCCCAGCCCCCTTGGCCTGTGCTCTCACCGGCGTTTTGGACACCCGGCCAGCCTAAAGCCCGGCACTGACATCCGCCCCGGACCCATGAGATCAGCCCCCAATTGGCCCCCTGCCGCACTGCCCGGGACACCAGTGCGGCAGACTTGTGACTGATCACACTGTTTGGACCGTCCGGCAAGATGGGGAACACGGTCCCCTGGTACCAAGGGGGAGCAAGATCCCCTGAGCAGGTCGACAAGGAGAGAACTCGTGGACGACGTTCTGCGGCGCGCCCCGCTCTTCGCGGCGCTCGATGACGAGCAGGCCGCGGAGCTCCGCGCCTCCATGAGTGAGGTGACCCTCGCTCGCGGCGACGCTCTCTTCCATGAGGGCGACCCCGGGGACCGCCTCTACGTGGTCACCGAGGGCAAGGTGAAGCTCCACCGCACCTCCCCCGACGGCCGCGAGAACATGCTGGCGGTCCTGGGCCCCGGTGAGCTGATCGGCGAGCTGTCGCTGTTCGACCCGGGTCCGCGCACGGCCACGGCCTCCGCGCTGACCGAGGTCAAGCTGCTGGGCCTTGGCCACGGCGACCTCCAGCCCTGGCTGAACGCGCGGCCCGAGGTGGCCGCCGCCCTGCTGCGCGCCGTCGCCCGGCGCCTGCGCAAGACCAACGACCAGATGTCCGACCTGGTCTTCTCGGACGTCCCGGGCCGCGTCGCCCGCGCCCTCCTGGACCTCTCCCGCCGCTTCGGCGTGCAGTCCGAAGAGGGCATCCACGTCGTGCACGACCTCACGCAGGAGGAGCTGGCCCAGCTGGTCGGCGCGTCCCGCGAGACGGTCAACAAGGCCCTCGCCGACTTCGCGGGCCGCGGCTGGCTCCGCCTGGAGGCGCGTGCCGTGATCCTGCTGGACGTGGAGCGGCTCGCGAAGCGGTCGCGCTAGCACTGGCGCCGGCACCAGCCGTACGTCTTCTTACTGAAGGGCCCCGCCGCGAGGTGGGGCCCTTCACGTATCGCCGCGTCGTCCGCTGGAAATGACCTGACGGCGTCGCGTCGCCGTTGCACAGTGGTCGCATGCAGAACAAGGGGCTCGACGCCCAGGGCTACATCGCGCCCGAGGGCGCCCTCGGGCGCGTCCCGCGGGAGTTCCGGCCCGTGGTGGCCATGGCGCGGGACCGGGTCCTCGACGTCTTCGGGTCGCGGCTCGACAGCGCGTACCTGTACGGGTCGATTCCGCGCGGCACCGCGCGCGTGGGGCGCAGCGATCTCGATCTGCTGCTCGTGCTGCGCGAGGAGCCCACCGAGGAGGACCGTGCGGACGCCCGCTCCCTCGACGAGGCGCTGGACAAGGAATTCGCGCAGATCGACGGGTCCGGAACGCTCCTGGTCAGCCGTACGCGGCTGCTGAGCGACCTGGAGAGGTACGACCTCGGCTGGTTCGTCGCCTGCCTCTGTACGCGCCTCCTTGGCGAGGATCTGGCCGAGTACCTGCCGCGCTACCGCCCCGACTCCCTCCTCGCCCGCGAGACGAACGGCGAGCTCGCACTGTTCCTGCCGCGCTGGCGCGAGCGGATCGCCGATGCCGCCGACACCGAGGAGGCCCGCCGACCGCTGGTGCGCTACATGTCACGCCATCTCGTACGGACCGGGTTCACGCTCGTCATGCCGCGTTGGAACGGCTGGACCAGCGACCTGCGGGAGATGGCCGAGGCGTTCGCCGCGTACTACCCGGAGCGGGCCGACGAGATGCGGGCAGCGGCCGTCCTCGGCTACGAGCCCGGCGGCGACCTCGCCGTGCTGCGGTCGTACGTCGACGACCTCGGGCCGTGGCTCGCCGAGGAGTACGCGCGCGTGCATGGCGTGAAGGCCCCGAGGCCCGACCAGCCGTAGGGGGCCTAGATGAGGCCGTGCTCCCGCAGGTAGTCCAGCTGGGCGCGGACCGACAGTTCGGCCGCGGGCCACAGGGAGCGGTCCACGTCCGCGTACACGTGGGCGACGACCTCGGACGGGGACCGGTGGCCGTTCTCGACCGCCGTCTCGATCTGGGCGAGGCGGTGCGCGCGGTGGGCGAGGTAGAACTCGACGGCGCCCTGGGCGTCTTCGAGGACGGGTCCGTGGCCCGGCAGGACGGTGTGGACGCCGTCGTCCACCGCGAGTGACCTCAGGCGCCTCAGGGAGTCCAGATAGTCGCCCAGACGGCCGTCGGGATGGGCCACCAGGGTCGTACCGCGGCCGAGGACGGTGTCCCCGGTCAGGACGGCCTGATCGGCCGGGAGATGGAAGCACAGCGAGTCGGAGGTGTGGCCGGGGGTGGACACCACACGCAGCTCCAGGCCGCCGGTGGTGATCACCTCCCCCGCGCCGAGCCCCTCGTCCCCGAGCCGCAGCGCCGGATCCAGCGCCCGCACCTTCGTGCCCGTCAGCCCGGCGAACCGCACGGCGCCCTCGGCGTGGTCGGGGTGCCCGTGCGTGAGCAGCGTCAGCGCGATCCGCTTGCCGGCCTTCTCGGCCGTGTCCACGACATTCCGCAGGTGTACGTCGTCCAGGGGCCCCGGGTCGATCACCACCGCGAGCTCGGAGTCCGGCTCGGCCAGGATCCAGGTGTTCGTGCCGTCCAGGGTCATCGCGGAGGCGTTGGGTGCCAGGACGTTGACGGCTCGCGGGGTGGCGGGGCCGGAGAGCACCCCGCCTCGCGGCTGGCCGGGGAGGGCGGCTGCGTCGGTCATGCGGAGGCTCCACCGGTCGGGATGTGCTTGGTGAACTCGTCGTGGCCCGGCCAGGAGAGGACCACTTCACCGTTCTCCAGGCGGGCCTTCGCCAGTACGGGGGTCAGGTCGCGGTCGGGTGCGGCGGCGAGGGCGTCGGCGGCGGTGTCGTACGCGGTGAGCTGGCGCAGGGTCGCGACGGTCGGCGGCATCATCAGCAGCTCGCCCTTGTCGTACGAGGCTGCCGCGTCCGCCGGGTTGATCCACACCGTGCGGTCGGCCTCCGTGGAGGCGTTGCGGGTGCGCTGGCCCTCCGGGAGGGCGGCCACGAAGAACCACGTGTCGTAGCGGCGGGTCTCGAACTCCGGGGTGATCCAGCGGGCCCAGGCGCCCAGGAGGTCCGACCTGAGGACGAGTCCCCGGCGGTCCAGGAACTCCGCGAAGGAGAAGTCGCGGGCGACCAGGGCGGCGCGGTCCGCCTCCCACTCGTCGCCCGTGGTGTCGCCGACGACCGTGTCCGGGGTGGGGCCCGCGAGGAGGACGCCCGCCTCCTCGTACGTCTCGCGGACCGCGGCGCAGACGACGGCCTGGGCGGAGGTCTCGTCGACGCCGAGCCTTTTCGCCCACCACGCGCGCGTGGGGCCCGCCCAGCGGATGTGGTGCTCGTCGTCGCGCGGGTCGACGCCGCCGCCGGGATACGCGTACGCGCCTCCGGCGAAGGCCATGGAGGCGCGTCTGCGCAGCATGTGCACGGTGGGGGCGGTCGGCCCGTCCTTGAGCAGCATCACGGTGGCCGCCCGCTTCGGGGCGACCGGTGTGAGGGTGCCCTCCGCGAGTGCGCGGATGCGGTCGGGCCACTCCGGGGGGAACCACTGCCCATTCGCCATGGGCGGAGGCTATCCCGAGCCGGGCGGATGTTCGAGTGGCCGCCCTTGGGGATCCCTCTGCCCGGCGGCGGGGGCGGGACCGAGAGTTTTTTCGCCCCCTCCGCCCCTGCCCATCCCGTACCTGGGGGCTCCGCCCCCAGACCCCCGTATCGCGCTGACGCGCTCGTCCTCAAACGCCGGACGGGCTGGAGAGCTCCACCATGATCTCGACCTCGACCGGCGCGTCCAGCGGGAGGACCGCGACGCCGACCGCGCTTCGGGCGTGGACGCCCTTGTCGCCCAGGACGGCGCCGAGGAGTTCGCTGGCTCCGTTGAGGACGGCGGGCTGGCCGGTGAAGTCGGAGGCGGAGGCGACGAAGCCGGTGACCTTCACGACACGCGCGATGCGGTCCAGGTCGCCCGCGACGGACTTGACCGCGGCGAGCGCGTTCAGGGCGCAGGTGCGGGCCAGGTCCCTGGCTTCCTCGGGCGTGACCTCCGCGCCCACCTTGCCGGTGAGCGGAAGCTTGCCTTCCACGATCGGGAGCTGGCCCGCGGTGTAGACGTACACACCGGACTGCACGGCAGGCTGGTACGCGGCCAGCGGCGGGACGACCTCGGGCAGTGTCAGCCCGAGTTCCGCCAGCTTGGCCTCGATGGCGCCACTCATGCCTTCTCCCGCTTCAGGTAGGCCACCAACTGCTCGGGGTTGTTCGGCCCGGGCACGACCTGGACGAGCTCCCAGCCGTCCTCGCCCCAGGTGTCCAGAATCTGCTTCGTGGCATGGACGAGCAGAGGCACGGTTGCGTATTCCCACTTGGTCATGTCGCCGACTGTAGCCGTTGCCGGGCACGGCCTTTCGCGGGTGTCGTCCAAGGCCTCGCGCACACGTTGTCCACAGCCTCCTGCGTAGTACGGCGGCCGACTGGTTAGGCTCGAATACGTGAGCAGGCTCCAGGTCGTCAGCGGCAAGGGCGGTACCGGCAAGACCACGGTAGCCGCCGCCCTCGCGCTCGCCCTCGCCACGGAGGGCAAGCGCGCCCTTCTCGTCGAGGTCGAGGGCAGGCAGGGCATCGCGCAGCTCTTCGAAACAGAAGCGCTGCCCTACGGGGAGCGGAAAATCGCCGTCGCTCCCGGGGGCGGGGAGGTGTACGCCCTCGCCATCGACCCCGAACTGGCCCTTCTGGACTACCTCCAGATGTTCTACAAGCTGGGCGGCGCCGGCCGCGCCCTGAAGAAACTCGGCGCCATCGACTTCGCGACGACCATCGCGCCGGGTCTGCGGGACGTACTCCTGACCGGCAAGGCGTGCGAGGCCGTACGCCGCAAGGACAAGAGCGGGCGGTTCGCGTACGACTACGTGGTCATGGACGCGCCGCCGACGGGGCGCATCACCCGCTTCCTGAACGTCAACGACGAGGTGGCGGGCCTCGCGAAGATCGGCCCGATACACAATCAGGCACAGGCCGTCATGCGGGTCCTCAAGTCCAAGGAGACGGCCGTTCACCTGGTGGCGCTCCTGGAGGAGATGCCCGTACAGGAGACCGCGGACGGCATCGCCGAACTGCGGGCCGCGAAGCTGCCGGTCGGGCGGATCATCGTGAACATGGTGCGGCCCGCGCTGCTCGACGACGCCGATCTGGAACTCACCGCCGCCGCCCCCCGTACCGCCATCGCCAAGTCGCTCTCCGCGGCCGGACTCGGCGGCGCCCGGCGTGGCGGACTCGCCGAGCGGCTGGTGGACCCGCTGCTGGAGCAGGCCGCCGAGTACGCCGAGCGGCACACCCTGGAGCGCGAGCAGCGGGCGGTGCTCACGGAACAGGGCCTGCCGCTGCACGAACTCCCTTTGCTCGCCGAGGGAATGGATCTGGCGGGCCTGTACCAACTGGCCAAGGAACTGCGTCAGCAAGGGATCTCATGAGTTCGGACCCGGCCCGCGCACGCGACTCCGCCCGCGCACAGGAATCCGCCCGCGCACGCGACTCCGCCCACGCGCACGACTCCACCCGTGCACTGGGAAACGCACGCCTCCTGGACGTCGATCCGCTGATCGACGACCCGAAGACCCGCATCGTGGTGTGCTGCGGCTCGGGCGGCGTGGGCAAGACGACCACAGCGGCGGCGCTGGGGCTGCGCGCCGCCGAGCGCGGCCGCAAGGTCGTCGTGCTCACCATCGACCCGGCGCGCCGCCTCGCCCAGTCCATGGGCATCGACTCCCTGGACAACACCCCACGCCGGGTGAAGGGCGTCGAGGGGGACGGCGAACTGCACGCCATGATGCTCGACATGAAGCGCACCTTCGACGAGATCGTCGAGGCGCACGCGGACCGCGAGCGGGCGGCGGCGATCCTCAACAACCCCTTCTATCAGTCGCTTTCGGCGGGCTTCGCGGGCACGCAGGAGTACATGGCGATGGAGAAGCTGGGGCAGCTGCGGGCGCGGGAGGAATGGGACCTCATCGTCGTCGACACGCCGCCGTCCCGCTCGGCCCTGGACTTCCTGGACGCGCCCAAGCGGCTCGGGTCCTTCCTGGACGGACGGCTGATCCGGCTCCTGACGGCGCCGGCGAAGCTGGGCGGCCGGGCGGGAATGAAGTTCCTGAACGTCGGGATGTCGCTGATGACCGGCACCCTGGGGAAGCTGCTCGGCGGGCAACTCCTCAAGGACGTACAGACCTTCGTGTCCGCGATGGACACGACCTTCGGCGGGTTCCGTACGCGCGCGGACGCCACGTACAAGCTGCTCCAGGCGCCCGGCACGGCGTTCCTGGTGGTCGCGGCCCCGGAGCGGGACGCGCTGCGCGAGGCCGCGTACTTCGTGGAGCGGCTGGCCGCCGAGGACATGCCGTTCGCCGGTCTGGTGCTCAACCGGGTGCACGGCAGCGGCGCCGCTCAGCTGTCGGCCGAGCGGGCACTCGCCGCCGCGGAAAACCTCGGACCCGATGCCGCGGCGGACCGTGATCTGGAAGCCGCGGAAAATCTTGCCGAGGCCCGCATTGTGGATCAGGGGGGCGGGAAGGCTGGACTTCGTAACTCTCCCGACACGTACGACAGTTCAGAATCTCCCGCTTCCGAGGCACCAGCTCCCGACGCCGCCGACGATCCCGACGAAGGCTCCCCCGCCGCCACGGACAGGACCGCCGCCACGAACGGGAATCGGACCACAGACACCGGCCGGACCGTCGAACAGCTCACCGCAGGCCTGTTGAGGCTGCACGCCGAGCGCATGCAGCTGCTCTCCCGCGAGCAGCGCACGCGTGACCGCTTCACCGCCCTCCACCCCGAGGTGGCGGTGGCCGAAGTGGCGGCGCTGCCCGGCGACGTGCACGACCTGGCAGGGCTGCGGGACATCGGGATCCGGCTCGCGGCCGGTAGGCCGGAGCTGCCCGAAACCGGCGCCTGACGCGGCGCCTTCCATGACCTGCATGGTCATTGCGAGGCCATGATCTGCGGGGCCGTGACAGGCACAGCCGTGACATGCACAGCCGTGGCCATGGCCTACAGGGACTGCTGCGGGGACTGAGGGAAACGCCCTCAGCCCACCGCCAAGTAGCGCTCGTACACCTCTTCCTCATCAAGAGGCAGCAGGCCCGCACCGCGCTCGTACTCCGTACGCGCGGTCTCGAGCAGATGACGCCAAGAGGTGACGGTGGGGCGCCGGCGCAACAATGCGCGGCGCTCCCGCTCGGTCATGCCACCCCACACGCCGAATTCGACGCGGTTGTCGAGCGCATCGGCGAGGCACTCCGTGCGCACCGGACATCCGGTGCACACTGCCTTCGCCCGGTTCTGCGCTGCTCCTTGAACGAACAGTTCATCCGGATCGGTAGTGCGGCAGGCCGCCTGCGCACTCCAGTCGGTTACCCAGCCCATACCGGCGCCGTCCTCTCCCGAATCGAGGCTCCCCCACGGCGGCAGCGGCATATTCACCGCCGCCAGTTGAGGACGTTACGGAAGGTGGGCACAGCGCAACACCCCCTTCGGGCCCAATCTTGAATGGCCCGAACGGACTATGCGTAAGCGGCAGATCACCCGGGGGAGTGACCTGAGGACATACGTGAGTATCCCGGCAAACCGGGACAGTTCAGTTGAGTCACAACGGACGCCGGGTGACACACAAGGCGGATTCGGACACGCCCCCAACAAAAATTAGGGAACCTCCGGAACGATTCGGGGTCGCCGGACGTATTGATACGTAGCCGCACTGCTGTGACAGTTGAGAGCAGCTTAGGCCAAGGCCTATACGCGTGTCCGGCGATTGAGAACGTAGACAGCTCGCGTTGCCATGCCGTCAAGTTCTCGGGATGAGGCCTCCGAACACGGCGCAGTCGTAGAGCCGCTGGTGCGCAGTGAGCATCTGGACCGCGCACCCGGTCTACGTTGAGGCGTAGCCCGCCCGGCTGCCCTTGGATGTCACGGTCTCGTACTCGAACATCCCGAGAACCACCTGCCCCTCGGGACGCCCGTAATTAGGGATTAGGCTGCCCTCATGCCAAAGAAGCGCTCGGGCGGTGGTCTGTCGCCATTCCAGCAGGCCGCCAAGTTCCTCGGTGTCAGCGTGCTCGCGGGGGCGGTCATGGCGGGAATCGCGCTGCCCGCGGCGGGCGCGCTCGGACTCGCGGCCAAGGGTTCGGTCCAGAGTTTCGACGAGATTCCGGACAGCCTGAAGAGTCCGCAGCTGAGTCAGCGCACCACGATCCTGGACAGCGAGGGCGGCCAGATCGCCACGGTCTACTCGCGTGACCGGACCGTGGTCGCCCTCAAGGACATCTCGCCGTACATGCAGAAGGCGATCGTCGCGATCGAGGACTCGCGCTTCTACGAGCACGGCGCGATCGACCTGAAGGGTGTCCTGCGCGCCCTGAACCAGAACGCGCAGAGCGGCGGAGTGTCCCAGGGCGCCTCCACGCTCACGCAGCAGCTCGTGAAGAACTACTTCGTCGAAGAGGCCGGCGACGACCCGACGAAGGTCGCCCAGGCCACCCAGCAGACCCTCGGCCGCAAGATCCGCGAGCTCAAGTACGCGATCCAGCTCGAGGAGAAGCTCGGCAAGAAGAAGATCCTCGAGAACTACCTGAACATCACGTTCTTCGGCGAGCAGGCGTACGGCATCGAGGCAGCGGCTCAGCGCTACTTCTCCAAGCCCGCCAAGAAGCTGAACCTCCAGGAGTCGGCGCTGCTCGCGGGCATCGTCCAGTCGCCCAGCCGGTACGACCCGGTCAACGACGAGGCGGAGGCGACCAAGCGCCGCAACACCGTCCTGCAGCGCATGGCCGAGACGAACGACATCTCGCAGGCGGAAGCCAACAAGGCCATGAAGACGCCGCTCGGCCTGAAGGTCAGCAAGCCGAACAACGGCTGCATCACGGCGGTCGAAGGCGCGGCCTTCTTCTGCAAGTACGTGGAGAAGGTCTTCCTCAGCGACCCGGTCTTCGGCGAGACCAAGGAGGAGCGGGCGAAGATCTGGAACCAGGGCGGCCTGACGATCCGTACGACGCTCGACCCGCAGGCACAGGAATCGGTGCAGGCCTCGCTCAAGGACCACGTCAACCAGACGGACAAGGTCACCGCGGCGGCCACCCTGGTCGAACCGGGCACGGGCAAGATCGTCGGCATGGGCCAGGCGACGCCGTACGGCTACGGCAAGAACGAGACCGAGTACAACTACTCGGTCAACTACGCCATGGGCGGCTCCAACTTCGGCTTCCCGACCGGTTCGACGTTCAAGCCGTTCGTGGCCGCGGCCGCCCTGGAGGAGGGCCGGCCCGCGACCCAGGAGTACGCGTCGCCGTACGAGATGGACTACCCGAGCCCCGTCCAGAGGTGTGGCACCGATCCGTACGTCAACACGCAGGGCGACACGGTGGAGAACGAGGCCGAGTCCGAGGTCGGGCCGTACCAGCTGAAGGAGGCGATGGCCAAGTCGGTCAACACCTACTTCGTGCAGATGATCTCCGACATCGGCCTGTGCCCCGTGGTCAACATGACCGACAAGCTGCACGTCACGCAGGGCAACGGCGAAAAGCTGCCGGAGAGCCCGTCCATCGCCCTCGGCGCGGTGGGCCTCTCGCCGCTGACGATGGCCACCGCGTACGCCTCCTTCGCCGCCCGGGGCATGTACTGCACCCCGGTCGCCATCGAGTCGATCACGCAGAAGGTCGGCGACAAGCAGAAGTCCCTCGACGTGCCGAAGTCCACCTGCTCGCGGGCGATGTCCGAGAAGACCGCGGACACCGTCAACACCCTCCTGAGCGGCGTGATCGACTCCGGTACGGGTCAGGCCGCCGGTCTCACCGACCGCGCCAACGCCGGTAAGACGGGTACGACCGACTCCCGCAAGAACGCCTGGTTCGTCGGCTACACGCCGAACCTCGCCGGCGCGGTCTGGGTCGGCAGCGCCACGCAGAAGGTCGAGATGGAGAACATCACGATCGGCGGCGTCTGGCACGACAAGGTCTACGGCGGCCAGGTGCCGGGTCCCATCTGGAAGGACGCGATGACCGGCGCCCTCGACGGCAAGGACTCCCCGTCCTTCAACCTCGTCAACATCCCCGATCCCCAGAAGGACAAGGACAAGGGCAACGACGACGGGGACAACGGGGACGACGACAACGGGAACGGCAACAACGGCGGTCTGATCGACGGCGGCCTCACGACCGGGGGCACCACTACCGGCGGCACCACGCCGACGCCCACCATCTCTCTCCCCGAGGGCTTCATCCAGGGGCAGGGCGATGGTGGCAACGGGAACGGTGGGCGGGACGGCTAGTTCCTCCAGTTCCTCCGGGAACCAGGTGCTGCCTGCTTGAAGTCTGATGTCGATACGCCGGTGGGGGCGCCCCTTGTGACAAGGGGCGCCCCCACCGGCGTACGGGTGGACGGGTCGTTCGGCTGCCTGTTCAGCCGTCCGTATCGCCGTCCGTATCGCCGTCCGTTCAGCCGCCCGCGAGGAGTTGCTTGACGAGGGCGGAGACGCGGCCGCCCTCCGCCAGGCCGGCCACCTTCGGGTTCACGATCTTCATGACCTGGCCGATCGCACGCGGCCCCTCGGCGCCCGCCGACTTCGCCTCCTCGACGGCCTGGGCGACGATGGCGTTCAGCTCCTCGTCGCTGAGCTGCTTGGGCAGGTACGTGGCGAGGATCTCGCCCTCCGCCTTCTCCCGCTCGGCCGACTCGGGGCGCCCGCCCTTCGCGAAGGCGTCCGCGGCCTCGCGGCGCTTCTTCGCCTCGCGGGT harbors:
- a CDS encoding DUF4177 domain-containing protein encodes the protein MTKWEYATVPLLVHATKQILDTWGEDGWELVQVVPGPNNPEQLVAYLKREKA
- a CDS encoding ArsA family ATPase, whose protein sequence is MSSDPARARDSARAQESARARDSAHAHDSTRALGNARLLDVDPLIDDPKTRIVVCCGSGGVGKTTTAAALGLRAAERGRKVVVLTIDPARRLAQSMGIDSLDNTPRRVKGVEGDGELHAMMLDMKRTFDEIVEAHADRERAAAILNNPFYQSLSAGFAGTQEYMAMEKLGQLRAREEWDLIVVDTPPSRSALDFLDAPKRLGSFLDGRLIRLLTAPAKLGGRAGMKFLNVGMSLMTGTLGKLLGGQLLKDVQTFVSAMDTTFGGFRTRADATYKLLQAPGTAFLVVAAPERDALREAAYFVERLAAEDMPFAGLVLNRVHGSGAAQLSAERALAAAENLGPDAAADRDLEAAENLAEARIVDQGGGKAGLRNSPDTYDSSESPASEAPAPDAADDPDEGSPAATDRTAATNGNRTTDTGRTVEQLTAGLLRLHAERMQLLSREQRTRDRFTALHPEVAVAEVAALPGDVHDLAGLRDIGIRLAAGRPELPETGA
- a CDS encoding GatB/YqeY domain-containing protein, producing MTTLKSKLKEDLNAAIKERDELRSSTLRLTLSAITNEEVAGKTKRELSDEEVQKVITREAKKRREAADAFAKGGRPESAEREKAEGEILATYLPKQLSDEELNAIVAQAVEEAKSAGAEGPRAIGQVMKIVNPKVAGLAEGGRVSALVKQLLAGG
- a CDS encoding RidA family protein, producing the protein MSGAIEAKLAELGLTLPEVVPPLAAYQPAVQSGVYVYTAGQLPIVEGKLPLTGKVGAEVTPEEARDLARTCALNALAAVKSVAGDLDRIARVVKVTGFVASASDFTGQPAVLNGASELLGAVLGDKGVHARSAVGVAVLPLDAPVEVEIMVELSSPSGV
- a CDS encoding MBL fold metallo-hydrolase, whose translation is MTDAAALPGQPRGGVLSGPATPRAVNVLAPNASAMTLDGTNTWILAEPDSELAVVIDPGPLDDVHLRNVVDTAEKAGKRIALTLLTHGHPDHAEGAVRFAGLTGTKVRALDPALRLGDEGLGAGEVITTGGLELRVVSTPGHTSDSLCFHLPADQAVLTGDTVLGRGTTLVAHPDGRLGDYLDSLRRLRSLAVDDGVHTVLPGHGPVLEDAQGAVEFYLAHRAHRLAQIETAVENGHRSPSEVVAHVYADVDRSLWPAAELSVRAQLDYLREHGLI
- a CDS encoding WhiB family transcriptional regulator, encoding MGWVTDWSAQAACRTTDPDELFVQGAAQNRAKAVCTGCPVRTECLADALDNRVEFGVWGGMTERERRALLRRRPTVTSWRHLLETARTEYERGAGLLPLDEEEVYERYLAVG
- a CDS encoding nucleotidyltransferase domain-containing protein — protein: MQNKGLDAQGYIAPEGALGRVPREFRPVVAMARDRVLDVFGSRLDSAYLYGSIPRGTARVGRSDLDLLLVLREEPTEEDRADARSLDEALDKEFAQIDGSGTLLVSRTRLLSDLERYDLGWFVACLCTRLLGEDLAEYLPRYRPDSLLARETNGELALFLPRWRERIADAADTEEARRPLVRYMSRHLVRTGFTLVMPRWNGWTSDLREMAEAFAAYYPERADEMRAAAVLGYEPGGDLAVLRSYVDDLGPWLAEEYARVHGVKAPRPDQP
- a CDS encoding Crp/Fnr family transcriptional regulator, with protein sequence MDDVLRRAPLFAALDDEQAAELRASMSEVTLARGDALFHEGDPGDRLYVVTEGKVKLHRTSPDGRENMLAVLGPGELIGELSLFDPGPRTATASALTEVKLLGLGHGDLQPWLNARPEVAAALLRAVARRLRKTNDQMSDLVFSDVPGRVARALLDLSRRFGVQSEEGIHVVHDLTQEELAQLVGASRETVNKALADFAGRGWLRLEARAVILLDVERLAKRSR
- a CDS encoding ArsA-related P-loop ATPase, coding for MSRLQVVSGKGGTGKTTVAAALALALATEGKRALLVEVEGRQGIAQLFETEALPYGERKIAVAPGGGEVYALAIDPELALLDYLQMFYKLGGAGRALKKLGAIDFATTIAPGLRDVLLTGKACEAVRRKDKSGRFAYDYVVMDAPPTGRITRFLNVNDEVAGLAKIGPIHNQAQAVMRVLKSKETAVHLVALLEEMPVQETADGIAELRAAKLPVGRIIVNMVRPALLDDADLELTAAAPRTAIAKSLSAAGLGGARRGGLAERLVDPLLEQAAEYAERHTLEREQRAVLTEQGLPLHELPLLAEGMDLAGLYQLAKELRQQGIS
- a CDS encoding transglycosylase domain-containing protein produces the protein MPKKRSGGGLSPFQQAAKFLGVSVLAGAVMAGIALPAAGALGLAAKGSVQSFDEIPDSLKSPQLSQRTTILDSEGGQIATVYSRDRTVVALKDISPYMQKAIVAIEDSRFYEHGAIDLKGVLRALNQNAQSGGVSQGASTLTQQLVKNYFVEEAGDDPTKVAQATQQTLGRKIRELKYAIQLEEKLGKKKILENYLNITFFGEQAYGIEAAAQRYFSKPAKKLNLQESALLAGIVQSPSRYDPVNDEAEATKRRNTVLQRMAETNDISQAEANKAMKTPLGLKVSKPNNGCITAVEGAAFFCKYVEKVFLSDPVFGETKEERAKIWNQGGLTIRTTLDPQAQESVQASLKDHVNQTDKVTAAATLVEPGTGKIVGMGQATPYGYGKNETEYNYSVNYAMGGSNFGFPTGSTFKPFVAAAALEEGRPATQEYASPYEMDYPSPVQRCGTDPYVNTQGDTVENEAESEVGPYQLKEAMAKSVNTYFVQMISDIGLCPVVNMTDKLHVTQGNGEKLPESPSIALGAVGLSPLTMATAYASFAARGMYCTPVAIESITQKVGDKQKSLDVPKSTCSRAMSEKTADTVNTLLSGVIDSGTGQAAGLTDRANAGKTGTTDSRKNAWFVGYTPNLAGAVWVGSATQKVEMENITIGGVWHDKVYGGQVPGPIWKDAMTGALDGKDSPSFNLVNIPDPQKDKDKGNDDGDNGDDDNGNGNNGGLIDGGLTTGGTTTGGTTPTPTISLPEGFIQGQGDGGNGNGGRDG
- a CDS encoding NUDIX hydrolase; protein product: MANGQWFPPEWPDRIRALAEGTLTPVAPKRAATVMLLKDGPTAPTVHMLRRRASMAFAGGAYAYPGGGVDPRDDEHHIRWAGPTRAWWAKRLGVDETSAQAVVCAAVRETYEEAGVLLAGPTPDTVVGDTTGDEWEADRAALVARDFSFAEFLDRRGLVLRSDLLGAWARWITPEFETRRYDTWFFVAALPEGQRTRNASTEADRTVWINPADAAASYDKGELLMMPPTVATLRQLTAYDTAADALAAAPDRDLTPVLAKARLENGEVVLSWPGHDEFTKHIPTGGASA